One window of the Streptomyces sp. TS71-3 genome contains the following:
- a CDS encoding type II toxin-antitoxin system Phd/YefM family antitoxin, whose translation MAYEIPVTQARAELADLINRVVYGGERVVVTRHGKPLVALVSAADLRRLEEEPDAAEERVISSVSAIGTLPSAPREPQRFGIAAEHRGPDVH comes from the coding sequence ATGGCTTACGAGATTCCGGTGACGCAAGCGCGGGCAGAGCTCGCCGATCTGATCAACCGCGTCGTGTACGGCGGTGAACGGGTGGTCGTCACGCGGCACGGTAAACCGCTGGTCGCCCTGGTTTCCGCCGCTGACCTGCGGCGTCTCGAAGAGGAGCCGGACGCGGCGGAGGAGCGGGTGATCAGCTCGGTATCCGCGATCGGCACGCTGCCGTCCGCTCCGCGCGAACCCCAGAGGTTCGGCATCGCCGCGGAACACCGCGGCCCCGACGTCCACTGA
- a CDS encoding ABC transporter permease, translating to MSSPSAAPPAPEPAPGARAPGRRAMTVIVLVPALVALALWTFAWPASRTAPRDLPLGVVGPAPAAAPVERQLDAHPGAFDIHRYADEADAREAMRKRVVYGAVVATPHGPKLLTASAASPLVAQLLRETVVDHAPPGTHPTQEDVVAAPPGDPRGAVLSASVLPLTISGVATGALVAALGLRGLRAAGTLVAASAGVGLVAAGITDSWLGALSGDWWHEAGVLGLASLAICGGVAGLGALFGRPGTGLGALLMILLGNPFSGANSAPDLLPSPIGRIGQWLPPGAEMSLLRSVAFFDGARASAPTLALSLWAALGLAAVLAGAALRRGGGHKHRGAH from the coding sequence ATGTCCTCTCCCTCCGCCGCTCCCCCGGCGCCCGAGCCCGCGCCCGGGGCCAGGGCGCCCGGACGCCGCGCGATGACCGTCATCGTGCTGGTGCCCGCACTGGTCGCCCTCGCCCTGTGGACCTTCGCCTGGCCCGCATCCCGTACCGCTCCCCGGGACCTGCCGCTCGGCGTGGTGGGGCCGGCCCCCGCCGCGGCCCCCGTGGAGCGGCAACTGGACGCGCATCCGGGCGCGTTCGACATCCACCGGTACGCGGACGAGGCGGATGCGCGGGAAGCGATGCGGAAGCGGGTCGTCTACGGCGCCGTGGTCGCCACCCCGCACGGGCCGAAGCTGCTGACGGCGTCGGCGGCGAGCCCCCTGGTGGCCCAGCTCCTCCGCGAGACCGTCGTGGACCACGCCCCTCCCGGCACCCACCCGACACAGGAGGACGTGGTCGCGGCACCCCCCGGCGATCCGCGCGGCGCGGTGCTCAGCGCGAGCGTGCTGCCCTTGACGATCTCGGGCGTGGCCACCGGAGCCCTGGTGGCCGCGCTGGGCCTGAGGGGGCTCCGAGCGGCAGGCACGCTGGTGGCGGCATCGGCCGGGGTGGGCCTGGTCGCGGCCGGTATCACCGACTCCTGGCTGGGCGCCCTGAGCGGCGACTGGTGGCATGAGGCCGGCGTGCTGGGGCTTGCGTCGCTGGCCATCTGCGGAGGCGTGGCCGGGCTCGGCGCGCTGTTCGGACGGCCGGGTACGGGGCTCGGCGCCCTCCTCATGATCCTGCTCGGCAACCCGTTCTCCGGCGCCAATTCCGCGCCGGACCTGCTGCCGTCGCCCATCGGACGGATCGGCCAGTGGCTGCCGCCGGGCGCCGAGATGTCACTGCTGCGCTCGGTCGCCTTCTTCGACGGGGCCCGGGCCTCGGCGCCCACGCTCGCACTCTCGCTCTGGGCGGCACTGGGCCTCGCCGCCGTGCTGGCCGGAGCGGCGCTCCGGCGGGGCGGCGGCCACAAGCACAGGGGCGCCCACTGA
- a CDS encoding TetR/AcrR family transcriptional regulator — protein MARVSQAHLDARRRQIMDGAAACFARNGFHATSMQDVLREVNLSAGAVYRYFRGKDELIGAIVMEVLDTLGKTFEVAARLSPPPPPDVLLGRAMDDVLRQGRGFPHLIVQVWTETLRNPELSAVMREGYEKVVEAWVGLVRAYQEAGMMRADLPADRVARTMIATAQGFAAQQALFGPLPVEVLEDGLRALMSMGAAQAGPAASDGA, from the coding sequence GTGGCTCGTGTTTCCCAGGCGCACTTGGACGCCCGCAGGCGTCAGATCATGGACGGCGCGGCGGCGTGCTTCGCGCGGAACGGCTTTCACGCCACGTCCATGCAGGACGTGTTGAGGGAGGTGAACCTCTCGGCCGGCGCCGTCTACCGCTACTTCCGCGGCAAGGACGAGCTGATCGGCGCCATCGTCATGGAGGTGCTGGACACCCTGGGCAAGACCTTCGAAGTGGCGGCGCGGCTGAGCCCGCCCCCGCCGCCCGACGTCCTGCTGGGGCGGGCGATGGACGACGTGCTGCGCCAGGGCAGGGGCTTTCCGCATCTGATCGTCCAGGTCTGGACGGAGACGCTGCGCAACCCCGAGCTCTCCGCCGTGATGCGGGAAGGCTACGAGAAGGTGGTCGAGGCGTGGGTGGGGCTGGTGCGCGCGTACCAGGAGGCCGGCATGATGCGCGCCGACCTCCCCGCGGACCGGGTCGCCCGGACCATGATCGCCACAGCTCAGGGCTTCGCCGCCCAGCAGGCCCTGTTCGGCCCGCTGCCGGTGGAGGTGCTGGAGGACGGGTTGAGGGCGCTGATGAGCATGGGGGCGGCACAGGCGGGGCCGGCGGCGTCGGACGGGGCCTGA
- a CDS encoding NAD(P)-dependent oxidoreductase has protein sequence MDGHAMVIGASGQIGRAAVRALAEDGWTVTAASRGGGRDERWPEGVRALRLDRADGEALAAALGDGADVVVDVVAYGSVEARQLLSLADRIGSAVVISSGGVYADAENRSFDTQEEPDGFPRYPVPILESQPTVPAGERSYGTRKVALEQELAAAGDRLPTTVLRAGAIHGPHCRTPRELYFVKRNLDGRRVRVLAHRGQSRFHPVSVHNLAELIRLAASRPGSRVLNAGDPDTPTVHEIGAAIDAVMGARTETVLLPGEPPSAGVGDTPWTVAHPVVYDMAAAERELGYRAVTGYRDSLPETVEWLAARLHGRDWRTAFPVMAKAYGRDLFDYPAEDAWLAEHHT, from the coding sequence ATGGACGGACATGCGATGGTGATCGGGGCGAGCGGGCAGATCGGGCGGGCCGCGGTGCGGGCGCTCGCCGAGGACGGCTGGACGGTGACGGCGGCGTCGCGGGGCGGCGGCCGGGACGAGCGGTGGCCCGAAGGGGTCAGGGCGCTGCGACTGGACCGCGCCGACGGCGAGGCGTTGGCGGCGGCGCTCGGGGACGGCGCCGACGTGGTGGTCGACGTGGTCGCCTACGGAAGCGTCGAGGCACGGCAGTTGCTCTCCCTCGCCGACCGGATCGGCTCGGCGGTGGTGATCTCCAGCGGCGGGGTGTACGCGGACGCCGAGAACCGCAGCTTCGACACCCAGGAGGAGCCGGACGGCTTCCCCCGCTACCCGGTGCCCATTCTGGAGAGCCAGCCCACGGTTCCCGCGGGCGAGCGGAGCTACGGCACCCGCAAGGTGGCCCTGGAGCAGGAGTTGGCGGCGGCGGGCGACCGGCTGCCCACGACGGTGCTGAGGGCGGGCGCGATCCACGGCCCGCACTGCCGCACGCCCCGCGAGCTGTACTTCGTGAAGCGGAACCTGGACGGCAGGCGGGTACGGGTGCTCGCGCACCGGGGGCAGAGCCGTTTCCATCCGGTGAGCGTGCACAACCTCGCCGAGCTCATCCGGCTCGCCGCCTCCCGCCCCGGATCCCGGGTGCTGAACGCCGGCGACCCCGACACGCCCACCGTGCACGAGATCGGCGCGGCGATCGACGCCGTCATGGGCGCGAGGACCGAGACCGTGCTGCTACCGGGCGAGCCACCGTCGGCCGGCGTCGGGGACACGCCCTGGACCGTCGCGCACCCGGTCGTCTACGACATGGCGGCGGCCGAACGCGAGCTCGGCTACCGCGCCGTCACCGGCTACCGGGACTCCCTGCCGGAGACGGTGGAGTGGCTCGCCGCCCGGCTCCACGGCCGCGACTGGCGCACCGCGTTCCCCGTCATGGCCAAGGCGTACGGCAGAGACCTCTTCGACTACCCGGCCGAGGACGCCTGGCTCGCCGAGCACCACACCTGA
- a CDS encoding 1-acyl-sn-glycerol-3-phosphate acyltransferase — protein MVYNVLKYVFLGPLLRLMFRPRIEGLDHVPESGAAIIAGNHLSFSDHFLMPSILRRRITFLAKAEYFTGGGIKGRLTAAFFHSVGQIPVDRSGKEAGQAAIHEGLGVLGRDELLGIYPEGTRSHDGRLYKGKVGVAAMALQARVPVVPCAMIGTFEAQPTGQLVPNLRRRVTIRFGAPLDFTRFYGMENEKTVLRAVTDEIMYAILQLSGQEYVDKYAAAVKAEQAAEQQGEQDGAPRGRRFPRLPLS, from the coding sequence GTGGTCTACAACGTGCTCAAATACGTTTTCCTGGGCCCATTGCTGCGGTTGATGTTCCGGCCCAGGATCGAGGGTCTCGACCATGTCCCGGAGTCCGGCGCGGCGATCATCGCCGGAAATCATCTGTCGTTCTCCGACCATTTCCTGATGCCGTCGATCCTCAGGCGCCGCATCACCTTCCTCGCGAAGGCCGAGTACTTCACCGGTGGCGGCATCAAGGGTCGGCTCACCGCGGCGTTCTTCCACAGCGTGGGCCAGATCCCGGTGGACCGGTCGGGCAAGGAGGCCGGGCAGGCGGCCATCCACGAGGGGCTGGGCGTCCTCGGCAGGGACGAGCTGCTGGGCATCTACCCGGAGGGCACCCGCTCGCACGACGGCCGGCTCTACAAGGGCAAGGTCGGCGTCGCGGCCATGGCCCTCCAGGCCCGGGTTCCGGTCGTGCCGTGCGCGATGATCGGCACCTTCGAGGCGCAGCCGACCGGCCAGTTGGTGCCGAACCTGCGGCGCCGCGTGACGATCAGGTTCGGCGCGCCCCTGGACTTCACGCGCTTCTACGGCATGGAGAACGAGAAGACGGTGCTGCGGGCCGTCACCGACGAGATCATGTACGCCATCCTCCAGCTGTCCGGCCAGGAGTACGTGGACAAGTACGCGGCCGCGGTCAAGGCCGAGCAGGCCGCCGAGCAGCAGGGCGAACAGGACGGCGCGCCGCGCGGCAGGAGGTTCCCCCGGCTGCCGCTGAGCTGA
- a CDS encoding LmbU family transcriptional regulator: MAVPPAPARGAPPPRLGRPRAARVEADQLLMTKVGLRFPAELSFAEWERAGHHLSRIMDSSSWCLGDWLMYGKEHYADRYQRAIRAAGLQYQTLRNYAWVARQFPLHRRRPRLSFQHHAEVASLPLDKQDLFLDQAERMKWTTKQLRSRIQDERSGGKDPRPEFALIPRIQVPSNRLVSWRRAADHSGIEFDHWVLTALDRAAELELGELPDE; the protein is encoded by the coding sequence ATGGCCGTCCCCCCGGCTCCGGCCCGAGGGGCGCCCCCACCGCGGCTCGGCAGGCCGCGCGCGGCCCGGGTCGAGGCGGACCAGCTCCTCATGACCAAGGTCGGGCTCCGGTTCCCGGCCGAGCTGAGTTTCGCGGAGTGGGAGCGCGCGGGCCACCACCTCTCCCGCATCATGGATTCCTCGTCGTGGTGCCTGGGAGACTGGCTGATGTACGGCAAGGAGCATTACGCGGACCGGTATCAGCGTGCCATTCGCGCCGCCGGACTCCAGTACCAGACGCTCCGCAACTACGCCTGGGTCGCCCGCCAGTTCCCGCTGCACCGCAGGCGTCCACGGCTGAGTTTCCAGCATCACGCGGAAGTGGCGTCACTGCCGCTGGACAAGCAGGATCTGTTCCTGGACCAGGCCGAGCGGATGAAGTGGACGACCAAACAACTCCGCAGCCGAATTCAGGACGAGCGCTCCGGCGGCAAGGATCCGAGGCCCGAGTTCGCGCTGATTCCCCGCATCCAGGTGCCGAGCAACCGCCTGGTGTCCTGGCGCAGGGCGGCGGACCACTCGGGCATCGAATTCGACCACTGGGTGCTGACGGCACTCGACCGCGCCGCGGAGCTGGAGCTGGGCGAGCTGCCCGACGAATGA
- a CDS encoding winged helix-turn-helix domain-containing protein, giving the protein MKFVRWPAQANLRSHCKQEGIPCLLVVEGGAEAPLCSDPREDWVRAPISRADLEARVATLRQRARSRRTPVLDSSGTLYFDAQWVTISTTQTELMELFVERFEAVVPRHELRQRLARSALSNPTRNSLDLHIMRLRRRLVPVNLAIRTAWGRGYLLEPLAEAERPARVCP; this is encoded by the coding sequence GTGAAGTTCGTTCGATGGCCCGCCCAGGCGAACTTGCGCAGCCACTGCAAGCAAGAAGGAATTCCGTGCCTGCTCGTGGTGGAGGGGGGCGCGGAGGCGCCGTTGTGCAGCGATCCGCGGGAGGACTGGGTGCGGGCTCCGATATCCCGGGCCGACCTGGAGGCCCGGGTCGCCACGCTGCGCCAGCGCGCACGCAGCCGCAGGACCCCGGTCCTCGACTCGTCGGGCACGCTCTACTTCGACGCGCAGTGGGTGACGATATCCACCACGCAGACGGAACTGATGGAACTCTTCGTGGAGCGCTTCGAGGCGGTCGTGCCGCGTCACGAGCTCAGGCAGCGGCTGGCCAGGTCGGCGCTGAGCAACCCCACACGCAACTCCCTGGACCTGCACATCATGCGGCTCAGAAGACGCCTGGTCCCGGTCAACCTCGCGATCCGCACGGCCTGGGGACGCGGCTACCTGCTGGAGCCGCTGGCGGAGGCCGAGCGGCCGGCCCGCGTCTGCCCGTGA
- a CDS encoding helix-turn-helix domain-containing protein encodes MTWAVRHIGDWWTLEMLHDAYDGLTHFEEFRDSRQWAPGVVANRLDTLVRTGLMAHMPSDSEPRHDAYVLTELGRSLRPVLLALAAWANGRLPAGRRSVVLVDAATGQEVDPVLVDRATGRRVDTAAHVFAAGPAASAAVRARYTTSAPGMNPPPE; translated from the coding sequence TTGACATGGGCCGTGCGGCACATCGGCGACTGGTGGACGCTGGAGATGCTGCACGACGCATACGACGGGCTCACGCATTTCGAGGAGTTCCGCGACAGTCGTCAATGGGCACCGGGTGTTGTCGCCAACAGGCTGGACACGTTGGTGAGGACGGGCCTCATGGCCCATATGCCCAGTGACAGCGAGCCGCGCCACGACGCGTACGTGCTCACGGAACTCGGCCGTTCGCTGAGGCCGGTGCTGCTGGCGCTGGCGGCGTGGGCCAACGGCCGGCTGCCTGCCGGGCGGCGCAGCGTCGTCCTGGTCGACGCGGCAACAGGCCAGGAGGTCGACCCTGTCCTGGTCGACCGGGCCACGGGCCGCCGGGTCGACACCGCTGCGCATGTCTTCGCCGCGGGCCCGGCCGCGAGCGCCGCGGTACGCGCCCGGTACACAACGAGCGCCCCCGGAATGAATCCACCGCCGGAGTGA
- a CDS encoding DUF3040 domain-containing protein: protein MAKGRLPEREQRILDEMEAALDRDHRLNRRLRAVRLSFRLHSAWAASGAARGFFMAMAALASLILLVVGISTSNPGVIWAFAATWTFALLGGRRALRRRAERRDSA from the coding sequence ATGGCGAAAGGCCGGCTCCCCGAGCGCGAGCAACGGATCCTGGACGAGATGGAGGCGGCCCTCGACCGTGACCACCGTCTGAACCGACGGTTGCGCGCAGTGCGCCTCAGCTTCCGGCTGCACAGCGCGTGGGCGGCCTCGGGCGCGGCCCGTGGCTTCTTCATGGCCATGGCGGCCCTGGCCTCGCTGATCCTCCTGGTGGTCGGCATCAGCACGTCCAACCCGGGTGTCATCTGGGCCTTCGCCGCCACCTGGACGTTCGCGCTGCTCGGCGGCCGGCGGGCCCTGCGCCGCCGGGCGGAACGCCGCGACAGCGCCTGA